A stretch of Aphanothece sacrum FPU1 DNA encodes these proteins:
- a CDS encoding RNA-guided endonuclease InsQ/TnpB family protein yields MAERKEWINSRKCQVNACSLRSEYIIPAAQPFRDYYKQKKELTQAKQQYPEIKRVQSQVLQEVMGRLDKAFNFFWKRSFGFPRFKKYGQFRSINFPQFRENPVTGYQLRLPKIGSVVINLHRPIPDGFVVKQVQIVKKASGWYAVICIQSDVNIPYKKPQGKSLGLDLGLSKFIATSQGELIARPKFFVELQSKLKWLQKRLSKKQKGSKNRLKAIQKVARLHEHIYNTRKNFHYQVAHHLCDQAQIIFAEDLNLKAMSYL; encoded by the coding sequence TTGGCAGAACGAAAAGAGTGGATAAATTCTCGCAAGTGTCAGGTTAACGCTTGTAGTCTTCGGTCTGAATATATTATACCTGCCGCTCAACCTTTTCGAGACTATTATAAACAGAAAAAAGAGTTAACTCAAGCTAAGCAGCAATACCCAGAAATTAAACGAGTTCAGTCTCAGGTATTGCAAGAAGTTATGGGGCGTTTAGATAAAGCGTTTAACTTTTTTTGGAAAAGAAGTTTTGGTTTTCCTCGATTTAAGAAATATGGACAGTTTCGGTCTATTAACTTTCCTCAATTTAGAGAAAACCCTGTAACTGGATATCAATTAAGATTACCAAAGATAGGCTCTGTGGTGATTAATTTACACAGACCTATCCCAGATGGATTTGTTGTTAAGCAAGTTCAGATCGTTAAAAAAGCTTCTGGTTGGTATGCTGTTATTTGTATTCAATCAGATGTTAATATTCCTTATAAAAAACCTCAAGGGAAATCTCTAGGTCTTGATTTGGGACTTTCCAAGTTTATTGCAACATCTCAGGGAGAATTAATCGCTAGACCTAAGTTTTTTGTCGAACTTCAAAGTAAGCTTAAATGGCTACAAAAAAGATTATCGAAAAAACAAAAAGGGTCTAAAAATCGACTTAAAGCTATTCAAAAAGTAGCTAGACTTCATGAACATATTTACAACACTCGTAAAAACTTTCATTATCAAGTAGCTCATCATCTTTGTGACCAAGCTCAAATAATATTTGCCGAAGATTTGAACCTAAAAGCAATGAGTTATCTTTGA
- a CDS encoding helix-turn-helix domain-containing protein produces MLGIRRSGVTNAAGKLQKLDLIHYHRGHIKILDYQGLVNEACECYQILNKELSRLFDN; encoded by the coding sequence ATGTTGGGAATCCGTCGTTCTGGGGTAACGAATGCTGCGGGAAAGCTGCAAAAATTAGATCTAATACATTACCATCGAGGCCATATAAAAATTTTGGATTACCAAGGGTTAGTCAATGAGGCCTGCGAATGCTATCAAATTCTTAACAAGGAATTAAGCCGTTTGTTCGACAATTGA